The Nitrospirota bacterium sequence CGCTCCGATGATATGGACCCAGAGCCACCAACTCTGCAGAGCAGGCGCAAGCTGGGTTGCGACATCCTTCATAAGCGTTCCGGCCCACCCCATCAGGACAAAAGAAACCGGCATGACCAGCACTCCCAGCGGTCGCACCTTTTTTATGCTGAACTGAAAGACCAGAAAGATCAGCATTGTCGTGAAGATGCCGAATGTAATCGACTCGGAGATGGTAATAAAAGGCTCAATGCCGCCCGCCATCCAGCGGAGAGCTATTGCTGCAGTATGGGGAATAAACCCGGCAAGAGCGCTATACAACCCGGCAAGAAAGAGTTTATCCTGTCTGGCAATGAGACCGAAAATATAGCTGAATGTGCTTATGCCATACAGTCCAACAGCTGCCCAAAAACATACAAGTTCAGGTTTCATATAATCACCTCAGGCAAATAACTTTATCCAATTCATTATTTAACCACAAGTGCAGTCGTTAAGACAATTGCAACCCCGGATAAGCTTTCAGCTGTCA is a genomic window containing:
- the ccsA gene encoding cytochrome c biogenesis protein CcsA — translated: MKPELVCFWAAVGLYGISTFSYIFGLIARQDKLFLAGLYSALAGFIPHTAAIALRWMAGGIEPFITISESITFGIFTTMLIFLVFQFSIKKVRPLGVLVMPVSFVLMGWAGTLMKDVATQLAPALQSWWLWVHIIGATTGFASVLMAAGFGLFYLLKEKRSGGIYEKLPELQALDNLSYRFVSGGFIMYGLMIISGAYWSNTVKGSYWAWDPVEVWSLISWLIYGIYLHLRITFGWRGRKLAIYSLVAVVVMIISYWGVPFSMETFHSGFRIEH